One genomic region from Rhodococcus sp. SBT000017 encodes:
- a CDS encoding DUF6542 domain-containing protein: MSTSQRARSGVPLDHRSILATLPGVPAWGAVAIAAGLTFLGFLIDAARGTELTGAFAFMYVLGCIAGVLLVRFRGLFTAMVQAPLILFVAVPLSYQYFTENAGTSLKDILLNVAIPLVNRFPLMLLGTLVAVGLGVLRIVLKRQNTHAPTLRRSPKPSDDKPTRAQRRAQEERPERSRRRAAAADRSTDSAAEATDIVPGPYVGRRSTDSRPRPDTESRSSATPRPGSRSAADPTASPRRSAAAPPTRYAATDSPRQNYKPEYQRTQYPQAQSREPQPRETQSRETQRPQPSESRYSAEPRYSTEPRRERSARIQAPREVADPYSTGARPVVTPRTGASAAHNSSAGDGQGDHALPTSHRDDIPPHPVPRVRYRDRHSD; this comes from the coding sequence GTGTCTACCTCCCAACGTGCCCGCTCCGGGGTACCGCTGGATCACCGATCCATCCTCGCGACCCTGCCCGGCGTTCCTGCATGGGGTGCCGTCGCGATCGCCGCGGGACTGACTTTTCTCGGATTTCTGATCGATGCCGCACGCGGTACCGAGCTGACCGGTGCGTTCGCGTTCATGTACGTCCTGGGCTGCATCGCCGGCGTTCTGCTCGTCCGCTTCCGCGGACTGTTCACCGCGATGGTGCAAGCCCCACTGATCCTGTTCGTGGCCGTGCCGCTGTCGTATCAGTACTTCACCGAGAACGCAGGAACCAGCCTCAAGGACATCCTCCTCAACGTTGCCATTCCGCTGGTCAATCGGTTTCCGCTGATGTTGCTCGGCACATTGGTTGCCGTCGGACTCGGAGTTCTACGCATCGTGCTCAAACGGCAGAACACGCATGCCCCCACCCTTCGACGCAGTCCGAAGCCCAGCGACGACAAGCCCACCAGAGCCCAGCGCCGGGCACAGGAAGAGCGCCCCGAACGATCCCGCAGGCGAGCGGCCGCAGCCGATCGCAGCACCGACTCCGCGGCCGAGGCCACCGACATCGTGCCCGGGCCGTACGTCGGTCGCCGAAGCACCGATTCTCGTCCGCGTCCCGACACCGAATCTCGCTCCAGTGCGACCCCTCGCCCCGGCTCCCGCTCTGCGGCAGATCCCACCGCAAGCCCCCGGCGATCGGCTGCAGCACCGCCGACTCGATACGCCGCCACCGACTCCCCTCGGCAGAACTACAAGCCCGAATACCAGCGAACGCAGTATCCGCAGGCACAGTCACGTGAACCGCAGCCACGCGAGACACAGTCACGTGAGACACAGCGACCACAACCGTCCGAGTCGCGCTACTCGGCAGAGCCCCGGTACTCGACCGAACCCCGTCGCGAGCGATCGGCCAGGATTCAGGCTCCTCGCGAGGTTGCCGATCCGTACAGCACCGGAGCCAGGCCCGTCGTGACTCCTCGGACGGGCGCATCCGCTGCACACAATTCGTCCGCAGGTGACGGCCAGGGAGATCACGCTCTGCCCACCTCGCACCGGGACGACATTCCCCCGCATCCGGTGCCGCGGGTTCGCTATCGCGACCGCCACAGCGACTAG
- a CDS encoding 4-hydroxy-3-methylbut-2-enyl diphosphate reductase produces MSSAVPLNIGIAQSAGAGKSSYAGGKRVLLAEPRGYCAGVDRAVETVEKALEQHGAPVYVRKEIVHNRHVVETLSDRGAVFVEETDEVPEGSLLVFSAHGVSPAVHTSAAERSLRTIDATCPLVTKVHQEAKRFARDDFDILLIGHEGHEEVEGTAGEAPEHIQLVDGPESVGNVTVRDEKKVIWLSQTTLSVDETMMTVAKLRERFPTLQDPPSDDICYATQNRQVAVKAMAPECDLVIVVGSKNSSNSVRLVEVALGAGARASYLVDYAKEIDLAWLDGVETIGITSGASVPEILVQGVIELFAEHGYADVQPVTTANETLVFSLPRELRPAR; encoded by the coding sequence ATGTCTTCGGCTGTTCCTCTGAATATTGGTATTGCACAGTCCGCCGGTGCGGGTAAGTCCTCGTACGCCGGGGGTAAGCGAGTGCTGCTCGCGGAGCCGCGGGGCTATTGCGCGGGTGTCGATCGTGCGGTCGAAACCGTCGAGAAGGCGCTGGAGCAGCACGGTGCGCCGGTGTACGTGCGCAAGGAGATCGTGCACAACCGGCACGTGGTCGAGACGCTGTCCGATCGCGGCGCGGTGTTCGTGGAGGAGACCGACGAGGTTCCCGAGGGATCGCTGCTGGTGTTCTCCGCGCACGGTGTCTCACCTGCCGTACACACCTCCGCGGCCGAGCGAAGCCTGCGCACCATCGACGCCACCTGCCCGTTGGTGACCAAGGTGCACCAGGAAGCGAAGCGCTTCGCCAGGGACGACTTCGACATCCTCCTCATCGGCCACGAGGGCCACGAGGAGGTCGAGGGCACCGCAGGCGAGGCTCCCGAACACATTCAGCTGGTCGACGGCCCCGAGTCGGTCGGCAACGTCACCGTTCGAGACGAGAAGAAAGTCATCTGGCTGTCCCAGACCACGCTGAGCGTCGACGAGACGATGATGACGGTCGCGAAACTGCGTGAGCGCTTCCCGACGCTCCAGGACCCGCCGAGCGACGACATCTGCTACGCCACGCAGAACCGTCAGGTCGCGGTGAAGGCGATGGCACCGGAATGCGATCTGGTGATCGTCGTCGGCTCCAAGAACTCCTCGAACTCGGTGCGGTTGGTCGAGGTTGCACTGGGCGCAGGTGCGCGAGCGAGCTACCTCGTCGACTACGCCAAGGAAATCGACCTGGCCTGGCTCGACGGGGTCGAGACGATCGGCATCACCTCGGGTGCATCCGTACCGGAGATCCTGGTGCAGGGCGTCATCGAACTGTTCGCCGAGCACGGCTACGCAGACGTACAGCCGGTCACCACCGCGAACGAGACGCTGGTGTTCTCCCTGCCCCGCGAGCTGCGCCCAGCTCGCTAG
- a CDS encoding lipid droplet-associated protein, translated as MTRVPFAARVAAGVAVTVVEEARKLPGSALMLPMTVVSEALARSMRFQQQVTALAIKGDLVIANLPVIGTPSEEQPAWASFDEDGDETFDTESRFDAAVITDDVDVPDAPVAEPVAANGRFALYSTPPLDEPVQDTSAKRAPSADKPEIVEMIDFDTLALAQLRARLRTLSIEDLETLLDYENDTLSRAPFQTMLANRITTAKAK; from the coding sequence ATGACTCGAGTCCCCTTTGCAGCGCGTGTGGCTGCAGGCGTCGCCGTGACCGTCGTGGAAGAGGCTCGCAAGCTTCCCGGTTCCGCCCTGATGCTGCCGATGACGGTCGTCAGCGAGGCACTGGCGCGCAGTATGCGATTCCAGCAGCAGGTGACGGCGTTGGCCATCAAGGGCGATCTGGTCATCGCGAACTTGCCGGTCATCGGGACCCCGAGCGAGGAGCAGCCCGCCTGGGCCAGCTTCGACGAGGACGGGGACGAGACCTTCGACACCGAGTCGAGATTCGACGCCGCTGTGATCACCGACGACGTCGATGTGCCCGACGCCCCCGTGGCCGAGCCGGTCGCGGCGAACGGCCGCTTCGCTCTGTACTCGACGCCTCCGCTGGATGAGCCGGTTCAGGACACCTCGGCCAAGCGCGCTCCCTCCGCCGACAAGCCCGAGATCGTCGAGATGATCGACTTCGACACCCTCGCCCTGGCACAGCTGCGCGCCCGCCTGCGCACGCTCTCGATCGAGGACCTCGAAACCCTGCTCGACTACGAGAACGACACGCTCTCTCGCGCGCCCTTCCAGACGATGCTCGCCAACCGCATCACCACCGCCAAGGCCAAGTGA
- the xseA gene encoding exodeoxyribonuclease VII large subunit → MSTSPTQSGPTQPGASTAEQPWPVRTVAMKVAGWIDKLGSIWVEGQLTQINARPGTRTAFLTLRDPSADMSLSVTCSPQLLERSPVPLTEGARVILYGKLSFFTGRGTISLRATDIRAVGVGELLARIERLRALLAAEGLFDPRLKRPLPFLPGTIGLITARASAAEKDVLTVAQRRWPAVRFEVRNTPVQGPQAVPAILDALKELNDDPAVDVIVLARGGGSVEDLLPFSDEALCRAIARATTPIVSAIGHEPDSPLSDHVADLRAATPTDAAKLVVPDAVAEQALVSELKSRSAAALRNWVEREARGLDMLRHRPVLADPLASLEQRREEVLRLLDAARRDVQRELTTQDTLVEHLRARLSTLGPAATLARGYAVVQRVVAGSDPEVLRSVEDAPPGTQIRVRVADGAVTAAVMGRVK, encoded by the coding sequence GTGAGCACTTCCCCAACCCAGTCCGGTCCCACCCAGCCAGGCGCGAGCACCGCCGAACAGCCGTGGCCGGTGCGTACCGTCGCCATGAAGGTTGCCGGCTGGATCGACAAGCTCGGCTCCATCTGGGTGGAGGGGCAGCTCACCCAGATCAACGCTCGTCCCGGCACCAGGACGGCCTTTCTGACGCTGCGTGATCCGTCGGCCGACATGTCGCTGTCTGTCACGTGTTCGCCGCAGTTGCTCGAGCGTTCACCCGTTCCGCTGACCGAGGGTGCGCGCGTCATCCTCTACGGCAAGTTGTCGTTCTTCACCGGTAGGGGAACGATCTCGCTGCGCGCCACGGACATTCGCGCGGTGGGCGTCGGCGAACTGCTGGCTCGTATCGAACGTCTCAGAGCTCTGCTCGCCGCGGAGGGTTTGTTCGACCCACGCCTCAAACGTCCGCTGCCGTTCCTGCCGGGCACCATCGGATTGATCACCGCGCGCGCCAGCGCAGCCGAGAAGGACGTGCTGACCGTCGCGCAGAGGCGTTGGCCTGCGGTCCGATTCGAGGTCCGCAACACACCGGTCCAGGGCCCACAAGCTGTTCCGGCGATTCTGGACGCGCTGAAGGAGCTGAACGACGACCCCGCCGTCGACGTCATCGTCCTCGCCCGCGGCGGCGGTAGCGTCGAGGATCTGTTGCCGTTCTCGGACGAGGCCCTGTGCCGCGCCATCGCCCGCGCCACCACGCCCATCGTCAGTGCCATCGGCCACGAGCCCGACAGCCCCCTGAGTGACCACGTCGCGGATCTGCGGGCCGCAACCCCTACCGATGCCGCCAAACTCGTGGTGCCCGACGCCGTCGCCGAACAAGCCCTGGTCTCGGAACTGAAGTCGAGAAGTGCTGCAGCGCTGCGTAATTGGGTCGAGCGCGAGGCACGCGGACTGGACATGCTCCGACACCGTCCGGTACTGGCGGACCCACTGGCCTCGCTCGAGCAACGTCGCGAGGAGGTTCTACGGCTGCTCGATGCTGCCCGACGCGACGTGCAACGCGAACTCACCACACAGGACACGCTCGTCGAACATCTACGGGCCAGGCTGTCGACGCTGGGTCCTGCTGCCACACTTGCTCGGGGCTATGCCGTCGTACAGCGGGTGGTCGCGGGTTCGGATCCCGAGGTTCTGCGTTCGGTCGAGGACGCACCACCGGGTACACAGATCAGAGTGCGCGTGGCCGACGGTGCCGTCACCGCCGCAGTCATGGGGCGAGTCAAATGA
- a CDS encoding exodeoxyribonuclease VII small subunit: protein MSENDKPVSELGYEEARDELVGVVKILEQGGLDLDASLALWERGEQLATRCEEQLAGARKRIETALASTEKDS, encoded by the coding sequence ATGAGCGAGAACGACAAGCCGGTATCGGAACTGGGCTACGAAGAGGCCCGCGACGAGCTGGTGGGCGTGGTGAAGATCCTCGAGCAGGGCGGGCTCGATCTCGACGCCTCCCTGGCTCTGTGGGAGCGGGGAGAGCAGCTGGCCACTCGTTGCGAGGAGCAGCTCGCCGGTGCCCGCAAGCGGATCGAGACCGCGCTCGCGAGCACCGAGAAGGACAGCTAG
- a CDS encoding DUF4245 domain-containing protein: MANSKPRILNNSRDMVWSLIPLVIACLLIAGIASQCSLSPGGPRQGPIPNFDIDTALQYDASEIGFPVRNPVVPEEWTPNSGSRPTISGDNGGPVSTVGYITGSGAYLQLTQTSAVEEVLVPFVAGEETVYASGAQSVSGRDWVVYGEEGSRKYWVSDFGDVRILLGGTANDVDFTTLAQALEITEPLAP; encoded by the coding sequence GTGGCGAACAGCAAACCCCGGATTCTCAACAACAGCCGCGACATGGTGTGGTCGCTCATTCCGCTGGTCATCGCGTGTTTGTTGATTGCGGGTATCGCCAGTCAATGCTCGTTGAGCCCCGGCGGGCCCAGGCAGGGGCCCATTCCCAACTTCGACATCGACACCGCGCTGCAGTACGACGCGTCCGAAATCGGTTTTCCGGTGCGTAATCCGGTTGTTCCCGAGGAATGGACGCCCAACTCGGGCAGTCGTCCCACGATCTCCGGCGACAACGGCGGACCGGTGTCGACTGTCGGATACATCACCGGATCGGGTGCGTATCTGCAGCTGACCCAGACCAGCGCCGTCGAGGAAGTGTTGGTGCCTTTCGTGGCCGGCGAGGAAACGGTGTACGCGTCGGGCGCGCAGAGCGTCTCGGGTCGAGACTGGGTCGTCTACGGCGAGGAAGGCTCGCGGAAGTATTGGGTCTCGGACTTCGGCGACGTGCGAATCCTGCTGGGCGGTACCGCGAACGATGTGGACTTCACCACTCTCGCCCAGGCCCTCGAGATCACCGAACCGCTCGCGCCCTAG
- the glpX gene encoding class II fructose-bisphosphatase: MTASTESTRAMAPDRNLALELVRVTEAGALASGRWVGRGDKEGGDGAAVDAMRQLVSSVSMRGVVVIGEGEKDEAPMLYNGEQVGNGNGPEVDFAVDPVDGTTLMAKGMPNAISVLAVAERGAMFDPSAVFYMKKIAVGPDFADVIDITAPVAENIARVAKIKKGSTSDVTVCILDRPRHAELIQQVRDTGARIRLISDGDVAGAIAAARPTSPIDILMGTGGTPEGIIAAAAMRCMGGAHQGMLAPTDDDERQKAIDAGHDLDRVLSTEDLVSGENVFFTATGVTDGDLLQGVRYSGGGAHTQSIVMRSKSGTVRMIDAYHQLNKLKEYSNIDFDGDTSGAIPSF; this comes from the coding sequence ATGACGGCCAGCACCGAGTCCACTCGCGCCATGGCGCCAGATCGCAACCTCGCACTCGAACTCGTCCGCGTCACCGAGGCCGGTGCGCTCGCCTCGGGTCGCTGGGTCGGTCGCGGCGACAAGGAAGGTGGCGACGGAGCAGCAGTCGATGCCATGCGGCAGTTGGTCAGCTCGGTCTCGATGCGCGGCGTCGTCGTCATCGGCGAGGGCGAGAAGGACGAAGCGCCGATGCTCTACAACGGCGAGCAGGTCGGCAACGGCAACGGCCCCGAGGTCGACTTCGCCGTCGATCCCGTCGACGGCACGACGTTGATGGCCAAGGGCATGCCCAACGCCATCTCGGTTCTCGCGGTCGCCGAGCGCGGCGCGATGTTCGATCCGTCCGCCGTCTTCTACATGAAGAAGATCGCCGTCGGACCCGACTTCGCCGACGTCATCGACATCACCGCACCGGTCGCGGAGAACATCGCCCGCGTCGCCAAGATCAAGAAGGGATCCACCTCCGACGTCACGGTGTGCATCCTCGACCGACCCCGGCACGCCGAGCTGATCCAGCAGGTGCGCGACACCGGCGCCCGCATTCGACTGATCTCCGACGGCGACGTCGCCGGTGCCATCGCCGCCGCACGCCCCACCTCTCCCATCGACATCCTCATGGGCACCGGCGGAACCCCCGAGGGCATCATCGCCGCGGCCGCCATGCGCTGCATGGGTGGCGCGCACCAGGGCATGCTGGCTCCGACCGACGACGACGAGCGCCAGAAGGCGATCGACGCCGGACACGATCTCGATCGCGTCCTGTCCACCGAGGACCTGGTCTCGGGCGAGAACGTCTTCTTCACCGCGACCGGCGTCACCGACGGCGACCTGCTCCAGGGCGTCCGATACTCGGGCGGCGGCGCACACACGCAGTCCATCGTGATGCGCTCGAAGTCCGGCACCGTCCGCATGATCGACGCGTACCACCAGCTCAACAAGCTCAAGGAGTACTCGAACATCGACTTCGACGGCGACACCTCCGGCGCCATCCCGTCCTTCTGA
- a CDS encoding class II fumarate hydratase translates to MTENEQQFRIEHDTMGEVRVPIDALWRAQTQRAVENFPISGRPLERTQIRAMGLLKAACAQVNKDLGLLDGTLADAIIAAATEIADGKHDDQFPIDVFQTGSGTSSNMNANEVIASIAKAAGVEVHPNDHVNMSQSSNDTFPTATHVAATEAAVTSLVPALRHLHEALVVKATEWKHVVKSGRTHLMDAVPVTLGQEFGGYARQIEAGIERVEATLPRLGELPIGGTAVGTGLNAPDGFGPKVVAALVASTGIDALTAAKDSFEAQAARDGLVEASGALRTIAVSLTKIANDIRWMGSGPLTGLGEITLPDLQPGSSIMPGKVNPVLPEAVTQVAAQVIGNDAAVAFGGASGAFELNVYIPMMARNVLESFKLLANVSVLFADKCVVGLEANVEHLKTLAESSPSIVTPLNSAIGYEEAAAVAKQALKEKKTIRQTVIDRGLIGDKLSEAELDKRLDVLAMAKVKD, encoded by the coding sequence ATGACAGAGAACGAACAGCAGTTCCGGATCGAGCACGACACCATGGGAGAGGTTCGCGTTCCCATCGATGCGCTCTGGCGTGCCCAGACGCAGCGTGCCGTGGAGAACTTCCCCATCTCGGGCCGTCCGCTCGAGCGCACTCAGATTCGCGCGATGGGCCTGCTCAAGGCAGCCTGCGCGCAGGTCAACAAGGACCTCGGTCTGCTCGACGGCACCCTGGCCGACGCGATCATCGCCGCAGCCACCGAGATCGCCGACGGCAAGCACGACGACCAGTTCCCGATCGACGTCTTCCAGACCGGCTCGGGCACCAGCTCGAACATGAACGCCAACGAGGTCATCGCGTCGATCGCGAAGGCGGCAGGCGTCGAGGTGCACCCCAACGATCACGTGAACATGTCGCAGTCCTCCAACGACACGTTCCCGACGGCCACTCACGTCGCCGCCACCGAGGCAGCCGTCACCTCGCTCGTGCCCGCACTGCGCCACCTCCACGAGGCTCTCGTGGTCAAGGCAACGGAGTGGAAGCACGTCGTGAAGTCCGGCCGCACCCACCTCATGGATGCCGTTCCGGTCACCCTCGGACAGGAATTCGGCGGCTACGCCCGTCAGATCGAAGCCGGCATCGAACGCGTCGAGGCCACCCTGCCGCGGCTCGGTGAACTGCCCATCGGCGGCACCGCCGTCGGCACCGGACTCAACGCACCCGACGGCTTCGGACCGAAAGTCGTTGCCGCACTGGTCGCGTCGACCGGTATCGATGCACTCACCGCCGCCAAGGATTCGTTCGAGGCGCAGGCCGCACGTGACGGACTCGTCGAGGCCTCGGGCGCACTGCGCACCATCGCGGTCTCACTGACCAAGATTGCCAACGACATTCGCTGGATGGGATCGGGACCGCTCACCGGACTCGGCGAGATCACCCTCCCCGACCTGCAGCCCGGTAGCTCCATCATGCCCGGCAAGGTCAATCCCGTTCTGCCCGAGGCTGTTACGCAGGTCGCGGCTCAGGTCATCGGCAACGACGCCGCAGTCGCATTCGGCGGCGCGTCGGGCGCATTCGAGCTCAACGTGTACATCCCGATGATGGCGCGCAACGTACTCGAATCGTTCAAGCTGCTCGCCAACGTCTCGGTGCTGTTCGCCGACAAGTGTGTCGTCGGCCTCGAAGCCAACGTCGAGCACCTCAAGACCCTCGCCGAGTCCTCGCCGTCCATCGTGACGCCGCTGAACTCCGCGATCGGCTACGAGGAAGCTGCCGCCGTCGCGAAGCAGGCACTCAAGGAGAAGAAGACGATCCGTCAGACGGTCATCGACCGCGGACTGATCGGCGACAAGCTCAGTGAGGCCGAACTGGACAAGCGCCTCGACGTCCTCGCTATGGCGAAGGTCAAGGACTAG